The following are from one region of the Phormidium sp. PBR-2020 genome:
- a CDS encoding S8 family serine peptidase, translating into MQLPNDPLFPQQWYLYNTGQGGRTPRVDLNLIDENPNTVNVWDEYSGKGVRIGIIDSEIQANHENLQSNYRPNFREAQLLPFRIPPSWMDSHGTAVAGIIAGAANGLGTRGIAYNSEITGFQFNTFFLPFGPNVTQQSLLAQASFDISNNSWGPNHPFSWNSNQESTAWMEDAVETGIISGRDGMGTVFVWAAGNERQELGHHANYNNVVNSRYTIAVAAIDGHGVSAPYSNQGSNLLVSAFGDGDSSQGRPGTIVTTDLMGPYGSNRGRFLSNRANLADLNYTSTFDGTSAAAPMVSGVVALMLEANPNLGYRDVQEILAYSARQNHVTHPDWRFNGAINWNGGGLHVNHDYGFGLVDAHAAVRLSETWTVQQMVLQPPNSSRPGTWESEASLSQSSMVPVTLVGLSDVSQTLTLPAGVELQHTEIEIDISHDSIEDLIITLTSPSGTESLLFNGPQLQQLNIGMNGQVSFSEFRDNPAAFTLSPYLLNLGRSYQQGINFTFSSTFNWGESSEGDWILTVENTQGTTLGTLNRWDLRVYGDELMANQSYIYTQEYGRLADPDRRYLENRQGQHLLNAAAIRSDSWIDLTRESTSFLAGQPLTLDEDTQIVAVFGGDGNDTIWGNRVQGTYLMNQRGDNIMVGGAGDDTLVGGSGDDTLLGGAGRDTLVGGSGDNFLMGGEGNDILFGGLGNDTLVGGEGQDVFVLRPDGGENLIQDFTVGEDIIGLSQGLTLESITWVQGGENALIQEGDQTLAILNQVDSASLSPENFSVIDWG; encoded by the coding sequence ATGCAACTACCGAATGACCCACTTTTTCCTCAACAGTGGTACCTTTACAATACCGGTCAAGGGGGGCGCACGCCTCGGGTTGATTTAAATCTGATTGATGAAAATCCCAATACCGTTAATGTTTGGGATGAGTATAGTGGGAAAGGAGTCCGAATTGGTATCATTGACTCAGAGATTCAAGCCAATCATGAGAATCTTCAGAGCAACTATCGCCCTAACTTTAGAGAAGCCCAACTGCTGCCTTTTAGAATACCCCCTTCTTGGATGGATAGCCACGGAACTGCTGTGGCTGGGATTATTGCTGGAGCCGCCAATGGCTTAGGAACAAGGGGAATTGCTTACAACTCAGAAATAACGGGATTTCAGTTTAATACATTTTTCCTACCTTTTGGTCCAAACGTGACTCAACAGTCACTCTTAGCCCAAGCCAGTTTTGACATTTCTAATAATAGTTGGGGACCGAACCATCCGTTTAGTTGGAACTCCAACCAGGAGTCCACCGCCTGGATGGAAGATGCCGTTGAGACAGGAATTATCTCCGGTCGTGACGGGATGGGAACCGTTTTTGTCTGGGCGGCGGGGAATGAGCGACAAGAGTTGGGGCATCACGCTAACTACAATAATGTTGTTAACTCACGTTACACCATCGCTGTGGCGGCGATTGATGGCCATGGGGTGAGCGCCCCCTATAGTAATCAAGGGTCTAATTTGCTGGTGTCCGCCTTTGGTGATGGAGATTCGAGTCAGGGACGTCCTGGGACGATTGTCACCACTGATTTGATGGGACCCTATGGGTCTAACCGGGGACGTTTCCTCTCCAACCGTGCAAACCTGGCAGACCTTAATTATACCAGCACCTTTGACGGAACCTCCGCCGCTGCCCCGATGGTCTCCGGGGTGGTTGCCTTGATGCTAGAAGCTAACCCGAATCTTGGCTATCGGGATGTGCAAGAGATTCTTGCTTACTCCGCTCGCCAAAATCACGTCACTCATCCCGATTGGCGCTTTAATGGGGCTATTAATTGGAATGGGGGAGGTCTTCATGTCAATCATGACTATGGGTTTGGTTTGGTGGATGCTCATGCTGCGGTGCGTCTGTCGGAAACTTGGACGGTACAACAGATGGTGTTACAACCTCCGAATAGCTCACGTCCCGGAACCTGGGAGAGTGAGGCCAGCCTCAGTCAATCCTCAATGGTTCCCGTTACCCTAGTGGGTTTGAGTGACGTCTCCCAAACCCTGACTCTCCCCGCTGGGGTTGAACTGCAACATACCGAGATTGAGATTGATATTTCCCATGACTCCATTGAAGATTTAATCATCACCCTGACCTCCCCAAGCGGAACGGAGAGTCTCCTTTTCAATGGCCCGCAACTGCAACAGCTTAACATTGGAATGAATGGCCAGGTAAGCTTCTCGGAGTTTCGGGACAATCCGGCGGCCTTTACTCTAAGCCCCTATCTGTTGAACTTAGGACGCTCCTATCAACAGGGGATTAACTTTACGTTTAGCAGTACCTTCAATTGGGGTGAAAGCAGCGAGGGAGATTGGATTCTCACGGTTGAGAATACTCAGGGGACGACTCTAGGAACGTTGAATCGTTGGGATTTACGGGTCTATGGCGATGAGTTGATGGCGAATCAGAGCTATATCTATACTCAAGAATATGGCAGACTAGCAGACCCAGACCGACGATATCTGGAGAATCGTCAAGGACAGCATCTTCTCAATGCAGCGGCGATACGGTCTGATAGTTGGATTGATCTCACTCGCGAGTCTACCAGTTTTCTGGCCGGCCAACCCCTGACGCTCGATGAAGACACTCAAATTGTGGCTGTCTTTGGGGGGGATGGGAATGACACGATTTGGGGCAACCGAGTCCAGGGAACCTACCTCATGAACCAACGCGGTGATAACATCATGGTCGGTGGGGCGGGCGATGATACGCTCGTTGGGGGGTCTGGCGATGATACGCTCCTCGGGGGGGCGGGTCGTGATACGCTCGTCGGGGGGTCTGGCGATAATTTCCTGATGGGGGGAGAGGGGAATGACATTCTATTCGGGGGGTTGGGAAATGATACCCTCGTTGGTGGCGAGGGTCAGGATGTCTTTGTCCTGCGTCCTGATGGGGGTGAAAACCTGATTCAGGATTTTACGGTGGGTGAGGATATCATTGGTCTATCTCAGGGCTTAACTTTGGAGTCTATTACTTGGGTTCAAGGGGGAGAGAATGCCTTGATTCAAGAGGGAGACCAGACTCTGGCGATTCTTAATCAGGTTGACTCGGCCAGCCTAAGCCCTGAGAACTTCTCTGTTATCGATTGGGGTTAG
- a CDS encoding phosphomannomutase/phosphoglucomutase, whose translation MTATVQNVNWDKLQNGSDIRGVALPGIPDEPVNLTPDIAQTLGKAFVRWLSETLNKPATDLTISLGRDSRLSGPDLMAATTTAISSLGCRVYDFGLASTPAMFMSTVSPDFNCDGAIMLTASHLPFNRNGFKFFTGEGGLGKQDITAILKFAAHQDFPEASEGGTVEPHDFMGVYAEGLVKVVREGVNHPQQFEQPLKGLHIIVDAGNGAGGFYCDRVLKPLGADTSGSQFLDPDGTFPNHVPNPENEAAMAAISEAVLAQNADFGIIFDTDVDRGAAVDPQGQELNRNRLIALISAVVLKEHPGSTIVTDSITSEGLTTFIEQDLNGIHHRFKRGYKNVINEAMRLNNEGQESWLAIETSGHGAMKENYFLDDGAYLITKLLVELAKLKLEGKALSDLIANLQEPEESAELRMKIGVEDFKSYGNQVIDALEKFAESHDGWQVVPKNHEGVRVSCQSPEEQGWFLLRLSLHDPVIPLNIESNVEGGVSQIAKTLLGFLQQFDKLDLSAFEGF comes from the coding sequence ATGACTGCTACTGTACAGAACGTTAACTGGGACAAACTTCAAAACGGGTCAGACATTCGCGGCGTTGCCCTTCCTGGCATCCCTGACGAACCCGTGAACCTCACCCCAGATATTGCCCAAACCCTTGGCAAAGCCTTTGTCCGCTGGCTGAGCGAAACCCTAAACAAACCCGCCACGGACCTCACCATCAGTCTCGGGCGAGACAGCCGCCTCTCGGGCCCCGACTTAATGGCCGCCACCACCACCGCCATCAGCAGTCTCGGCTGTCGCGTCTATGACTTCGGTTTAGCCTCCACCCCCGCCATGTTCATGAGTACCGTCAGCCCCGACTTCAACTGTGACGGGGCCATCATGCTCACCGCCAGCCATTTACCCTTCAACCGCAATGGCTTCAAATTCTTTACCGGCGAAGGCGGCTTAGGAAAACAAGATATTACCGCCATTCTCAAGTTTGCCGCTCATCAAGACTTCCCAGAAGCCTCCGAGGGAGGAACCGTTGAACCTCATGATTTCATGGGAGTTTATGCCGAAGGTTTAGTGAAGGTCGTCCGTGAGGGAGTCAATCATCCGCAACAGTTTGAACAGCCCTTAAAGGGACTTCATATTATTGTGGATGCCGGAAATGGTGCAGGAGGCTTTTACTGCGATCGCGTCCTCAAACCCCTCGGGGCAGACACCAGTGGCAGCCAATTTTTAGACCCCGACGGCACCTTTCCCAACCATGTCCCCAATCCAGAAAATGAAGCGGCCATGGCAGCAATTTCTGAGGCGGTCTTAGCCCAAAACGCTGACTTTGGCATCATCTTTGATACCGACGTCGATCGCGGGGCCGCCGTTGACCCCCAAGGGCAAGAACTCAACCGCAATCGCCTCATCGCCTTAATTTCCGCCGTTGTCCTCAAAGAACATCCCGGTTCCACCATTGTCACCGACTCCATCACCTCAGAAGGCTTAACCACCTTCATTGAGCAAGACCTAAATGGCATTCATCATCGCTTCAAACGGGGCTATAAAAATGTCATCAACGAGGCAATGCGCCTAAACAACGAAGGACAAGAATCCTGGTTAGCCATTGAAACCTCCGGTCACGGAGCCATGAAGGAAAACTATTTCCTAGATGATGGCGCGTATTTGATTACCAAGCTCTTGGTTGAATTGGCTAAATTGAAATTAGAAGGCAAAGCCTTATCTGATTTAATTGCCAATTTGCAGGAACCCGAAGAAAGTGCAGAGTTACGCATGAAAATTGGCGTTGAAGACTTCAAATCTTACGGCAACCAAGTCATCGACGCCTTAGAAAAATTTGCCGAGAGTCACGACGGTTGGCAAGTCGTTCCCAAAAACCATGAAGGGGTGCGCGTGAGTTGTCAATCTCCCGAGGAACAAGGCTGGTTCTTGCTGCGGTTATCCCTCCATGACCCCGTGATTCCCCTAAATATCGAGTCCAATGTAGAGGGTGGAGTGAGTCAAATTGCCAAGACGCTTTTGGGCTTCTTACAACAATTTGACAAACTCGATTTGTCAGCCTTCGAGGGCTTTTAA
- the metK gene encoding methionine adenosyltransferase, which produces MSRRYLFTSESVTEGHPDKICDRISDSILDALLAQDPKSRVAAEVVVNTGLVLITGEVSTQAKVDYVKLAREKIAEIGYTDAENGFSANSCSVLVALDEQSPDIAQGVDAAQERREQASDAELDAVGAGDQGLMFGFACNETPELMPLPISLAHRLSRRLTQVRKSGDLPYLRPDGKTQVTVIYEDGKPVGIDTILISTQHTASIDGISDEKAVRDRIQQDLWTHVVQPVFGEMTVQPDDKTRFLVNPTGKFVIGGPQGDSGLTGRKIIVDTYGGYSRHGGGAFSGKDPTKVDRSAAYACRYIAKNIVAAGFAEKCEVQVSYAIGVAQPTSIFIETFGTGKVDEEKLLAVVNDIFELRPAGIIQTFNLSRLPSERGGRFFQETAAYGHMGRTDLDLPWEQTDKVEALKAALTPAVSAGR; this is translated from the coding sequence TTGTCTCGCCGTTATTTGTTTACCTCGGAGTCCGTCACTGAAGGACATCCTGATAAAATTTGCGATCGCATCTCCGATTCCATCCTCGATGCATTGCTGGCCCAAGATCCCAAAAGTCGTGTCGCGGCGGAAGTCGTCGTTAACACCGGCTTAGTCCTAATCACTGGAGAAGTCAGTACCCAGGCTAAAGTTGATTACGTCAAACTGGCCCGGGAAAAAATCGCTGAAATTGGCTATACCGACGCGGAAAACGGCTTTTCTGCCAATAGCTGCTCGGTCTTAGTGGCTCTGGATGAACAATCCCCCGATATCGCCCAGGGGGTCGATGCGGCCCAAGAACGGCGCGAACAGGCGAGTGATGCGGAACTCGATGCTGTCGGTGCTGGTGATCAGGGCCTGATGTTCGGCTTCGCCTGCAACGAAACCCCAGAACTGATGCCCCTCCCCATCAGTTTAGCCCACCGTCTCTCCCGGAGATTGACCCAAGTTCGCAAATCCGGCGACTTACCCTATCTCCGTCCCGATGGTAAAACCCAAGTCACGGTGATTTATGAAGATGGTAAACCCGTGGGGATTGACACGATCCTGATTTCGACGCAACATACCGCCAGTATTGACGGGATTAGCGACGAGAAAGCGGTGCGCGATCGCATCCAACAAGACCTTTGGACTCACGTGGTGCAACCGGTCTTTGGCGAAATGACCGTTCAACCCGACGACAAGACCCGTTTTCTGGTCAACCCCACCGGTAAATTTGTCATTGGCGGTCCCCAAGGAGACTCGGGACTCACCGGACGTAAAATCATCGTCGATACCTACGGCGGTTACTCCCGTCACGGCGGTGGTGCGTTTTCCGGCAAAGATCCCACCAAAGTCGATCGCTCCGCCGCCTACGCCTGCCGCTACATTGCTAAAAACATTGTCGCCGCTGGCTTTGCCGAAAAATGCGAAGTTCAGGTGAGTTATGCTATCGGCGTGGCCCAGCCAACCAGTATTTTTATCGAAACCTTTGGTACTGGCAAAGTCGATGAAGAGAAACTGTTGGCCGTCGTCAACGATATCTTTGAACTGCGTCCGGCGGGAATTATCCAGACTTTCAACCTCTCCCGTCTCCCTAGCGAACGTGGAGGACGCTTCTTCCAAGAGACGGCCGCCTATGGTCACATGGGACGGACTGACTTAGACCTCCCTTGGGAACAGACCGATAAAGTCGAGGCCCTGAAAGCCGCTCTGACTCCCGCCGTGTCTGCGGGACGCTAA
- a CDS encoding S8 family serine peptidase, translated as MTSLPNDPLFGLQWYLYNTGQDGRTPRIDLNLIDEDPNTFNVWDDYSGRGVTIGIVDSGIDATHEDLAANYNSQPLGIIYNPDEGTPLEPSNAHGTNVAGIIAGVANNNIGITGIAFNSKITGFRQDDVTQEDASIIARQAAFDISNNSWGGLNPFEINFGSDPLFVQALEQAVSTGRNGLGTVFVWAGGNERLEGGRSDYGSPESSRHTIAVAAIDGNGIHAPYSNPGSSLLVSAFGDGDDERNIPASIVTTDVMGDVGANPPLDESAQDLENVNYTRLFNGTSSATPMVSGVVALMLEANPQLGYRDVQTILAYSSRQTDPNNGAWQFNGATTWNGGGLHVNPNYGFGLVDAHGAVRLAETWTGQRIRSNEQVVTGTSAPNLALPDVGIVTDSITIPVEVNLNYTELDLNLSHGGPRKSRHQPYLSCWYSKHPL; from the coding sequence ATGACCTCATTACCGAACGATCCCCTCTTTGGCCTACAGTGGTATCTCTACAACACCGGTCAAGACGGTCGAACCCCCCGAATTGACCTGAACCTCATCGATGAAGATCCCAACACCTTTAATGTTTGGGATGACTACAGCGGCCGAGGCGTGACCATTGGCATCGTTGACAGTGGCATTGATGCAACCCACGAAGACCTCGCCGCGAACTACAATAGCCAGCCCCTGGGTATCATCTACAACCCTGACGAGGGTACTCCCTTGGAACCGAGCAATGCCCATGGCACCAATGTAGCCGGCATTATTGCTGGGGTTGCCAACAATAACATCGGGATAACGGGGATTGCCTTCAACTCAAAAATTACAGGCTTTCGTCAAGACGATGTCACCCAGGAGGATGCAAGTATCATTGCCCGTCAAGCCGCCTTTGATATTTCTAACAATAGCTGGGGTGGACTCAATCCCTTCGAGATCAACTTTGGCAGTGATCCCCTATTTGTCCAGGCATTGGAACAGGCAGTCAGCACCGGACGAAATGGATTAGGAACGGTTTTTGTCTGGGCAGGTGGCAATGAGCGCCTTGAAGGAGGTCGTAGTGACTATGGCAGTCCTGAAAGCTCCCGTCATACCATCGCCGTTGCAGCAATTGATGGCAATGGCATTCACGCGCCTTACAGCAATCCTGGAAGCAGCCTATTGGTGTCTGCCTTTGGAGATGGCGATGACGAACGGAATATTCCCGCAAGTATTGTCACAACAGACGTCATGGGAGACGTTGGAGCAAACCCGCCCTTAGATGAGAGTGCTCAAGACCTAGAAAACGTTAACTACACCCGCCTATTCAACGGCACCTCCTCAGCTACCCCCATGGTATCTGGGGTAGTCGCCCTGATGCTCGAGGCCAACCCGCAACTGGGTTACCGAGATGTTCAAACTATCCTCGCCTATTCTTCCCGCCAGACAGACCCCAATAATGGCGCTTGGCAGTTCAATGGGGCAACCACTTGGAATGGGGGCGGACTCCATGTCAATCCTAACTATGGCTTTGGTTTAGTCGATGCCCATGGGGCCGTCCGTTTAGCAGAAACCTGGACAGGTCAACGCATTCGCAGCAATGAACAGGTGGTTACTGGAACCTCAGCCCCTAACCTGGCCCTCCCAGATGTGGGGATCGTCACGGATAGCATCACGATCCCCGTTGAGGTCAATCTGAACTATACAGAACTTGATCTAAATCTTTCCCATGGGGGCCCTAGAAAATCTCGTCATCAACCTTACCTCTCCTGCTGGTACTCAAAGCACCCTCTTTGA